Proteins encoded in a region of the Synechococcus sp. BIOS-U3-1 genome:
- a CDS encoding Tab2/Atab2 family RNA-binding protein — protein MTTASMSAGDAGSQSRTERQADWELDFYSRPILEKDGKKRWELLIISTPEINGNECFRFAKLCPASEVNSTWLAAALRQALAEAEDQGWKPPQRLRAWRSAMRTMVQRAAAELLLEVVSSRRTYALLDWLDERERTLYPQEEGFMAGPLALPPSPVETPPLPLPEAVRGDAWTWAGLPAGSLKDASEWPLGFNGLVPVPPSLKDDLEVPGLRLFSRSRALALAGWLGGLEPVRLRVSSLQLILDAGQDDSWLVSDLNQQEAKQIAAALEASFLNLHGLQFIAVQSAPDSERFEGFWMLRDQPQQ, from the coding sequence ATGACCACAGCTTCCATGTCTGCCGGTGACGCCGGCTCCCAGTCCAGGACAGAGCGTCAGGCCGATTGGGAGCTGGATTTTTATTCAAGACCCATCCTGGAAAAGGATGGCAAGAAGCGCTGGGAGCTGCTGATCATCAGCACCCCGGAGATCAACGGCAACGAATGCTTCCGCTTCGCGAAGCTTTGTCCTGCAAGCGAAGTGAATTCCACCTGGTTGGCCGCGGCCCTACGCCAAGCATTGGCTGAGGCTGAAGACCAGGGTTGGAAGCCTCCACAAAGACTGCGCGCCTGGCGCAGTGCCATGAGAACGATGGTGCAGCGTGCTGCCGCAGAGCTGCTCCTGGAAGTGGTGTCGAGCAGGCGCACCTATGCCCTGCTCGACTGGCTCGATGAGCGAGAGCGGACGCTTTATCCGCAGGAGGAAGGCTTCATGGCAGGCCCCCTTGCACTGCCGCCTTCCCCTGTCGAAACCCCGCCTCTGCCACTTCCCGAAGCCGTCCGGGGCGACGCCTGGACTTGGGCCGGACTTCCAGCCGGCAGCCTCAAGGATGCGAGTGAGTGGCCTCTTGGCTTCAACGGCCTAGTGCCGGTTCCCCCTTCTCTGAAGGACGATCTTGAGGTTCCTGGCCTACGTCTGTTCAGTCGCAGCAGAGCCCTGGCCCTGGCAGGTTGGCTTGGGGGCCTTGAACCTGTGCGGCTGCGTGTGAGCTCGCTCCAGTTGATTCTCGATGCTGGTCAAGATGACAGCTGGCTCGTCAGTGATCTGAACCAACAGGAAGCCAAACAGATTGCAGCCGCGCTGGAGGCGTCGTTCCTCAACCTGCATGGACTTCAGTTCATCGCCGTACAGAGCGCTCCTGACAGTGAGCGGTTCGAAGGCTTCTGGATGCTCAGGGATCAGCCGCAACAATGA